The genomic DNA attatattaAGATTTGTctactcatttatttaaaaaaaaatagtttaattatcTATATCACCAATTAGTtataaatagatatttttttataataattatatctgTAAGCATTGAAGActtactattttaaaatatctagAATCTCATTGTTGTACGGATCTCACCTTGAAGTTCTCAAGGTATATAAACAATATACTTTTTTCCTATACATTATTTACAAAAACAATCATATTATGTGAGTTTTTTGTATTATAAGTTATTATTAGAACATTAGATttccttatttttaaataaaaaagttgacagattcttatataataataatgaccACAAACTGAGTTTTAGAATAATGATCTGTTACTTGTCTCGGCCCAAGAAGGGGGGAGGGTCCCCGATGACCAACATAGTATTGCTCATTTAATTTCTCACGTTTCGAttctttatttttgagtttttgtatAGAATTAGATAAATTGACAGATAAGTTTACAGAATGAAAggtaaaagattaaaatgtatttacccacattatgttaaaaaaaatataatataatatgagtgaagatattttgatcttttaatttttattctgtAAGCTTCTCAATTAACCTAGTCTCAAAAATTTTCCCCATATTCATTTATCAAAGCAAAGAGTCAAATATCCCATTGTGGGGAGTCATGAAAATTTCATGTGAAATCACTCTACAATTTAATGCTTGCGTGTTTTCTGGTTCCAGAAAACACGCAAAGAATGGTTATAAATGAATTCACAAgcaaatttcaacacaaaatcAGAATTCACAAGCAAAGTTGCGGCCAAAGGATGGTTATAAATGAACCATTGCAGAAACCACAATCCCACTCAGCGAGTTCTCTAACATCTAATACGTACGTGTTCTGTAACACCTGTTCATCTTTCACTTGGCGTTCTTAGAAAGAAAGATGTTCCTTTTTTCTCCAGAAAGCATGAACCAGATCGAGTTCATACTTGATTTTCCCACCAGTAGTAGCGGAAGAAATCTCAAGAGATGGCATTTGGCGTTTACCACAATCTATTGTTCGAGGGCCTTCTCTCATTTCATCAAACACGTGGTGGCCACGAATAAGTGTACGGCTTCCTCTATTACATCACCACATAGCGTACTTATCAATGTTGCTGAAGAACCACCCCCCTGCTTTTCAAACATTAACCAGTTAACCCTCTCCGGTCTCGTGAAGCAAAAATACATAAACGCTCTTGCAGAAGTTGGCGGCGTTGAGGGCATAGCCTCCTCTCTCAACACCAACCTTGAGCATGGAATTCGTGGTGATCACGTAGATCTTTCATATCGACACGAGGCCTTTGGCACGAACACGTATTCCAGGCCACCGGCAAAGAGCTTCTTCCGATTTGTTTGGGAGGCTCTGACGGACTTCACTATCGTAATTTTGTTGGTCTGTGCGGCTCTTTCCCTTGGATTTGGCATGAAGGAAGATGGCTTGAAAGAAGGATGGTATGACGGCGGAAGCATATTCGTGGCCGTGTTTCTTGTCGTTGCAGTGTCGGCAACAAGTGACTTTAGGCAGAGCAGGCAGTTTGTCAAGTTATCCAAAGTCAGCAGCAACATCCCAGTGGAGGTCGTGAGAAATGGCAGGCGACAACAGGTTTCGATTTTCGAGATTGCTGTGGGAGACGTAGTCTGCTTGAAGATTGGCGACCAAGTTCCCGCTGATGGGTTGTTCATAGATGGCCACTCACTGCAACTGGATGAATCCAGTATGACAGGCGAAAGTGATTACGTTGAAGTTAATTTAGCCCAAAATCCCTTCTTGATCTCCGGCACCAAGGTGGCTGATGGATTTGGCCGAATGCTAGTGACCTCTGTGGGGATGAATACGACTTGGGGAGAGATGATGAGCACGGTCAACAGCGATTCGCATGACGAGACGCCGCTACAGGCACGGCTGAATAAGCTTGCTTCTGCCATAGGTAAGGTTGGTTTGGCTGTTGCTTCCCTTGTTCTTGTTGTGTTGTTGGTGCGCTACTTCACAGGAAATACAGAAGATGAGTATGGAAACAAGGAATTCAACGGCAGCAAGACAAAAGCTGATGATGTGATAAATTCTGTGCTGGGAGTCATTGCTGATGCAGTGACCATTGTGGTCGTCGCAATTCCTGAGGGCTTACCATTAGCTGTGACGCTTACTCTGGCTTATTCCATGAAGAGGATGATGGTTGATCAGGCTATGGTTCGGAAGCTCTCTGCATGTGAGACGATGGGCTCTGCCACAACCATATGTACAGATAAAACCGGCACACTTACACTCAACCAGATGAAGGTGACAAGGTTTTGGCTTGGTCAAGAGTGTGTGGATGAAAAAGTGGCCACTTCAATTGCAACCAACATTCTTGAATTGCTCCACCAAGGGGTCGGACTGAACACGACGGGTAGTGTTTATAAATCCCCTTCGGGATCTGAACTCGAGTTCTCTGGCAGCCCAACCGAAAAGGCAATACTTTCTTGGGCAGTTTTGGAGTTACACATGGACGTGGTGGAGCTGAGGCAAACATTTGTGGTTCTACATGTTGAAGCCTTCAATTCAACGAAGAAAAGAAGTGGGGTTCTAATGCGAAGGAAATCTGATAATAGGGTTAGTGTGCACTGGAAGGGCGCTGCAGAGATGATACTCGCCATGTGTTCGCATTACTATGATGCCAGTGGAAATGTCAAGTCCCTTGATGATGTAGAGAGGAAGAAGTTTGATCAAATCATCCAAGGTATGGCTGCTAGTAGCCTGCGATGCATTGCTTTTgcacaaaagaaaatttcagggGAAAGGAACGAACATGAAAAATCGCAGCAAAAGATGGAAGACAACTGTTTAACCCTTTTGGGGATAGTAGGTCTAAAGGACCCCTGCCGACCTGGTGTGAAGAAAGCAGTGGAGGATTGCCAATATGCTGGAGTGAACGTGAAAATGATTACCGGTGACAATGTTTTCACGGCTAGAGCCATTGCTACAGAGTGTGGGATACTTAGGCCTGACCACGGAATGGAGAGTGGTGCTGTGGTTGAAGGAGAAGAATTCCGCAATTACACGCCAGAGGAGCGAATGGAGAAAATTGACCGAATCTGTGTCATGGCAAGATCCTCTCCCTTTGATAAACTTCTAATGGTGCAATGCTTGAAACAGAAAGGCCATGTTGTGGCAGTGACTGGTGATGGCACAAATGATGCACCGGCTTTAAAAGAGGCCGATATAGGCCTTTCTATGGGGATCCAGGGAACTGAAGTGGCCAAAGAAAGCTCAGACATTGTGATTTTGGATGATAATTTTGGTTCCGTTGCCACAGTGTTGAAATGGGGCAGATGTGTTTACAACAACATCCAGAAATTCATTCAGTTCCAGCTCACGGTGAATGTGGCCGCACTTGTCATCAATTTTGTGGCTGCAGTTTCAGCCGGTGAAGTCCCTCTAACAGCTGTCCAGCTGTTGTGGGTGAACCTGATCATGGACACCTTGGGAGCTCTTGCTCTTGCCACTGAGAAGCCCACCCGAGAGCTCATGGAGAAGCCGCCCGTGGGTCGTACTTCCCCACTCATCACCAACATCATGTGGAGAAACCTGCTTGCTCAAGCATTCTACCAGATAGCTGTTCTGCTGACTCTGCAGTTCTGGGGAGAATCGATCTTCGGGCTGAGCAAGAATGTCAATGACACGTTGATCTTCAATACTTTTGTGCTATGCCAAATTTTCAATGAATTCAATGCCCGGAagctggagaagaagaatgtATTCGAGGGCATACACCGAAACAAGTTGTTTATGGGGATCATTGGGATAACAATTGTTCTTCAAGTGCTAATGGTGGAGTTCCTGAAGAAGTTTGCAAGCACAGAGAGGCTCAATTGGTGGCAATGGGGGGTCTGTATTGGATTTGCAGCCATGTCTTGGCCAATTGGGTTTCTCGTCAAGTGCATACCTGTTCCGGATAGACCATTTTTCAGTTACCTCAAATGGCAGAATGTAAAAAACATGCAGATACGACCGCATAGgtagaatatcaatattttccCGTACGTGTAAAGCTGGTTTTATTATAGTTTCATTCAACTCCTTTATATGTAGAAGCATtgcaataaattaaaacaaaaatatttgttctTGGCAAATTTAGCAAAATTATGTTGTGGCTTGAGGCATGacatctggaaaaaaaaaaatatttattccaaACCAATGATTTGTTGTCTCCTTATCCTATTTATGAAAAGGTTATTCTTTTTGGGATAAAAGCTACATTCTTTCTTTTAGCTCGGTTAGTTCCTTTTGAATTCTACCAACTATCACTCATCTTGTTGCTTGCTTGCATCTATTATCAGCATTGTTCCTGATTTGAAAAGATTAAGAttgtgttctctttattatttttaagtcatttttagttttcagttttgtaaaacaataaaattgcgtttaatttgtcatttttaaaaatacattttcgaagataagaaaacaaatttgtaaagaaaactcaaaacaacaaaatgttattttggttattttcaaccaaaacaatctctaaatctaaaatatagaaaacacaatccatttttcatgttttgaatctaaaaaaagttggggggggggggggaagaaaaaaaaattcttaaattttaaaaacatagtatatctatattataatttaaaaatattagataacatatagtatattattaagtatattatatatattatgtataataatatttaatataaattatcactcaaaTGTCAAtgatttattaatcaaatttattattttattttaatagtaaaattttattaaaaagagttaattttagcatttaataaaatatcataaaataattttttaaattcattgaataaaatatcataaaataatttttctcaaaattctaaaataaacacattttctaattttttgttttaaaaaacagttttttaaaatgacaaaaaaaatacgttttcaattttatgaaaatagactatcaaaataaaaaactaaaaattaatttaaaacttaaaactaaaaattaaaaatacaaagagagcACAACCTAAACATCTTGACTTTCAAGATAAAAGAAACACTCTAACTTGCTCTTACACCATCCAATTTACAAGGTAGAAGAAACATCTTGCCTTTCAAGGTATAACATCACTTGTCCAATTTACAACTAAGATCCAAATTGTTAGTAATTTGATTGTTATGTGCTTCTGCAGATGGCTACATATGACAGAACTCAGAAGCATTCTTCGATGCCTCAGATAGAGGCCTTGAGATTTTCTCCATACTGCAGACACCAAGGTATCATTTCTTTGATGTTCCTCTTAGTTGGCGAATAATATAGTAGCGACTAAGAATGATGGACTCATGGAGATTCAGAGTAAACAAAGTTTTTGAGTAGGAATTGTGTTCAAGTTTAGTACTCAAtgttgagttacatagatcttatcatatgcgcagcggaaattaaaatttaatttggaggtatcccgtttttcagaaattatggtttaataaaacgaaggcataaacgaaaaatacctctttgatgaaatcttatttcaccgttagatttcccgccgtataatcctccaagtgtaggatgccgagtcggtccacccgaaatcacttctattcaagaatatcaaagagagaagataagtagaagaaatttttcacaaaaatttctaacttacctcttggattcaagaacacttctccaaaattctctctacattcaagtgaatcaagaagacacttatgagagaaaataagagtttggagctatttatagttccaattaaaaactattcttcattaaatgggttgggcttctcaagcccattccatttaatgcaattggaccaagcccaatccaatggaatttatttgaatccaatagtgccattgggccaagcctaatgtactagcaaaaggcccaacccaatctatgattaaataattacattcataatataattatttaattactcttatttatccaataaataaatgcactataattagtaattataaaattactaatttatttattttctctttgaaagtaatttctttttgggtgggactttctgggtccacaaataaattggcaacaagaataatcaacaattaattctcgtaaaccatgagtgacatctagcaatatatcatgattacccaatttattgtgaagcgggtattgtgaaccttttactacgttaccatacaatacggtccttctatcatcctatatcccgacaagatatgagatcatggtcagtaggtcgaatctcttaatcttgtcatatgaccaaatccaaaatcaatcttgacaaattatgacacaacccgtatggaacaaattccatcgtcatattacctcggccaaggatttatcgtcaagtgattactggatcgcataggatatcctcctcataaatctcgaggtgatagattccatgtctaatgcacacatacctcatgtatcactgaatcaggcacatagatacgtatgattatccttgattagaacaaccacatgatatcgttgatatcctaatccaccaatacacagatatccatgtcatctcaggtctaaggactagttgtaaaatcgcagctaacattaaatcattgacccgtgagaaataacccatgtgatttaatgttaacagtcccgttcagtgaactcgttcttgtaacgagcacccacttatcttccttctatagctcatacagaatggcacgagactcaccaaccttatctttcagtatctcatactgaaacaaggaggaagacaatgtgctggcctttacgagttgctatcatccatgataggaattctatggccaggaacatgtttatagtataacaaattgtggattatccgtaactcgtattcttaacacttaagaatggtatccacttcttattatactaatggatatatgttttataatttaaaccatattgcaatttaaataaaaacataaacttgccatttaaataatatttaaagaattacaagatcgagtccctttgtgtcactggaactggtctttagggctcatatctaacaatctcccactagcactaagaccattcagtgtggtatctcataccccacctatctagatgaaaatctagttgcttctggttcatggccttagtcagtggatctgctgcattctgtgatgtatctattctctgcacattgacatctcctctaccaatgatctctctaatgagatggaagcgtctttcaatatgtttggacttctggtgagacctcggttccttagcttgcgctatggctccattgttgtcgcaaaacaaGGGGACGGCAGACTTTATAGaaggaaccactccaagttctgtcacaaactttttgacccagactgcttcctttgcagcatcCGATGCTGCAATATACTCGGCTTCTGTTGTAGAATCGGCAGTCGTatcctgtttggaactcttccaactgaaTACTCCTCCGTTGCAGGTAAACACATATCCagagatagactttctatcatcaacatctgattgaaaatcagaatctgtgtaaCCCTCCACTTTCAATTCTCCTTCACCATAAGTAAGGatcaaatccttagttcttttcaaatatttaaggatattcttaacggcaatccagtgttgctcacctggattagactgatatctgcttgtaacacttacagcatgagcaatatcaggcctagtacatagcattgcatacattaggcttcctattgctgaagcataaggaatcctagacatgcgttctctctcttcttgtgtcttggggcacatatcacgagagaggtggattccatgtctaaagggcaacagtcctcttttggaatcttccatgttgaacctcttcaacactctttctatgtacttattttgggagagtcctatcaatctcttggttctatctctatagatccgtataccgagaatataggctgcttctcccaaatctttcatggagaacttacttgacaaccagacctttatttttgacaacaaccctacatcattcccaatgagtaagatatcatctacatataagaccaaaaatgctattgcactcccactagcctttttataaacacagggttcatcaacgttttgtatgaaaccaaacgatttgacttcatcatcaaaacgaatgttccaacttctggatgcttgcttaagaccataaatggatctcttaagcttgcataccttccctgcgttaactttaggtgtgaagccttcaggttgttccatatagatttcctgatctatataaccatttaagaaagctgttttcacatccatttgccaaatctcatagtcataatgagcagcaatggctagtaaaattctgatggatttaagcatgacgactggagaaaaggtttcttcatagtcaatcCCTTGTCTTTGtcgataaccttttgccacaagtcttgctttataggtctctacctttccatctgaacctatcttcttcttgaagacccatttacaaccaataggtactataccttctggtggatctacaagagtccagacttggttctcatacatggaatccatttcagatttcatggcttctaGCCATCTTTTCGAGTCGATATCTGATATCGCCTCTTGGTAAGTGGTAGGATCATCTGAGTGATCATTGTCTCCTACAAGGAACAACTCTTGTTCATTTAGAAAACCATATCTCTCGGGTTGATGGGGTATCCTCTCACTTCTTCTAATGGGACGTGCAACACTCGACCCTGGCTCCTCAATTGGTACTTGGACATCTCGTGGCATAGTTTCAGGCTCGGTGAACCcttcaccaagttctattttcctttcattgcctctttcttgaataaactctttttcaagaaaaatggcattcctgcttacaactacttgttgcagttcaggaatatagaactcatatcctaaggtatctttaggataacccacgaaactaccctttaaagatcgtgtctcaagtttctctgatttaagctttttcacaaaagctgtacatccccaaatcttaacatgtttaagactgggcttcctatcaaaccatatctcatgtggtgttgtaggaactgacttggaagaaactctgtttaagatatatattgcagtaagaagggcGTGTCCCCATAGAAACAAAGGTAAGTCTGTACAACTTAACATACTTCGAACCATATCTAATAAAGTCCGATTCCTTCTTTCTGAAACTCCATTCAGTTGAGGCGTTCCTGGTGGGGTccgttgtgaaataatacctgagactttaagaaaatcttcaaactcgttaCTAAGATACTCACCTCCACGATCTGATCGTAAggcctttatctttttaccagtttgattttctacttcagctttaaaatctttgaacatttcaaaagattcagatttatgtctcatgagataaacatatccatatctagacatatcatctgtaaaagttataaaGTATTGATAACCTCCTCGGGCTATTACATTAATAGGCCCACACACATCCGAATGTATAAGTCCTAACAATTCTGTGACCCTTATACCTTGCCCAGTAAAAGGCAATTTGGTCATCTTTCCaaggatacaagattcacaagttggaTATGGTTCAGAACCTAATGGACCCAaaagcccatctttctccaacttagtgattctgtcatcccctatatgacccaatctgtaatgccacagaattttagaatttgggttatcacgtggtctcttattattatttgatacatgcagatgctcactattatcaacagtcacattcaaaatgtaaagactattgacaaaattaccagtagcaatcaatttatttctaaaataaatttcacaaacattattcttaaaagaaaattcataattttctttcaccaatacaggaatagaaataatgttcttaaaagctccaggtacacataaacaattgtttaaaattaaactatgttcatgtgataaaattaaagatacagTGCCGATAGCtgtggctgcaactcttgccccATTTGCTACCTTTAGCACAATCTCATTATCTGCAAGCCTTCTACTTTGTTCCAGATCCTGTATAGatgcacaaacatgagttgtcgctccagaatctagaatccataaagtagaagagtaagcaatggaaaaatactcatgaactatcatcatacctgtcgcttccttcttcaaggaactaaggtaatctttacag from Diospyros lotus cultivar Yz01 chromosome 4, ASM1463336v1, whole genome shotgun sequence includes the following:
- the LOC127799245 gene encoding putative calcium-transporting ATPase 13, plasma membrane-type — translated: MFLFSPESMNQIEFILDFPTSSSGRNLKRWHLAFTTIYCSRAFSHFIKHVVATNKCTASSITSPHSVLINVAEEPPPCFSNINQLTLSGLVKQKYINALAEVGGVEGIASSLNTNLEHGIRGDHVDLSYRHEAFGTNTYSRPPAKSFFRFVWEALTDFTIVILLVCAALSLGFGMKEDGLKEGWYDGGSIFVAVFLVVAVSATSDFRQSRQFVKLSKVSSNIPVEVVRNGRRQQVSIFEIAVGDVVCLKIGDQVPADGLFIDGHSLQLDESSMTGESDYVEVNLAQNPFLISGTKVADGFGRMLVTSVGMNTTWGEMMSTVNSDSHDETPLQARLNKLASAIGKVGLAVASLVLVVLLVRYFTGNTEDEYGNKEFNGSKTKADDVINSVLGVIADAVTIVVVAIPEGLPLAVTLTLAYSMKRMMVDQAMVRKLSACETMGSATTICTDKTGTLTLNQMKVTRFWLGQECVDEKVATSIATNILELLHQGVGLNTTGSVYKSPSGSELEFSGSPTEKAILSWAVLELHMDVVELRQTFVVLHVEAFNSTKKRSGVLMRRKSDNRVSVHWKGAAEMILAMCSHYYDASGNVKSLDDVERKKFDQIIQGMAASSLRCIAFAQKKISGERNEHEKSQQKMEDNCLTLLGIVGLKDPCRPGVKKAVEDCQYAGVNVKMITGDNVFTARAIATECGILRPDHGMESGAVVEGEEFRNYTPEERMEKIDRICVMARSSPFDKLLMVQCLKQKGHVVAVTGDGTNDAPALKEADIGLSMGIQGTEVAKESSDIVILDDNFGSVATVLKWGRCVYNNIQKFIQFQLTVNVAALVINFVAAVSAGEVPLTAVQLLWVNLIMDTLGALALATEKPTRELMEKPPVGRTSPLITNIMWRNLLAQAFYQIAVLLTLQFWGESIFGLSKNVNDTLIFNTFVLCQIFNEFNARKLEKKNVFEGIHRNKLFMGIIGITIVLQVLMVEFLKKFASTERLNWWQWGVCIGFAAMSWPIGFLVKCIPVPDRPFFSYLKWQNVKNMQIRPHR